The DNA segment ATAGCCTACTTAGCCAAAAACACAGACAGTGCTCATAATCATCTTTATTTGTATTCCAAATTTCGAGTGCACTTTTCagcacaatatattttttcaaaatgcaattttttatattttaactgaGGGCATTGGCATTTGACTTTGCTTTTTTCGTAAAAACGAGCGTTGGCCATATAATTAGTAACGATCTACAATGTTGTTTCTATCATAAATCAAAATGTACCAAATAGAatacacacttatgtatgtatgtatgtatatgtatatgtatgtacgtatatgataaaaaaatagttatgactaatatttttaactaaattcgACATAATACAATAGCAAAATAAGTTAAGATTTTAGGATTGAAAACCTAACTCTAAAATAATCATTCTCCTGGATTTtcttaaaactaattttgtattttatataattggaTCTTTTAATTACTATATTTAGAGTGTGTATATGAAttacatttttgatttattcaaCATTATAAGaatgattttatttctttgcacGATACTGTATTCGTACGAAACTCGAAAGCAAAGTGCCAGCGAATAATAATGCTCATAAACATATGAAATCAGTTTAAATTAGTTAAGCAAAATGAAAGAGATACTTTCCGTGCATCAAGCCTCTCTGCacttgcatgtgtgtatgcataaaattctgatttttattatgattatttaCTGAGGTTGCACAATTTGATTAcataaataattgtattataatatgtatgaataaatCTGAAAATATGAGTGCCTTAGTTTGAATTGTACCACTATTGgttttcaaattcaatatgAATCGTTTCTAAGAGCATAGAATATGGAACATATCTTGCTCTTCCTGCAGAGATGGTTCGAAAATATTATGGAGTTTAAAGCTGTCAGCTCAGAGCCCCGAGCATACAAACTTGCCTTCAACTTCATTTCCCTTTTTTGGATGTAACGAGCGTTTGTTATATCTGGCCTTAGCCTTGTCtccaaaataaaatacacacaGACCCTGATAGCATGTGGAGTGACAGGGTCGCGTGAGACAAGTTCATTACCAGAGGTATTCGAGCAAATACCCGTTTTTGACTCTGTATATTTATAACCGTTAAGAATTGACATGCATGCATGAGTGTTTGTTTATCGGCCGAACTTTAAATGAATTGTATGTACTACGTGACAAAAGGAAAGCAACAGATAATAAAATACTGACGGAAtccataacaaaatttaatgaaaaaaggcgataagcaacaaaacaaaaaaataaatattttgtgcgaAAACTAAAATGCATCTATATTTCCCCTTTCGATGCTGTGCGTAACACTTTGGGCGCGCAAATAGTGCAtctctattaaaaataattaaatatttattagtttttaatttgaccaatattattgttgctgtttgtttttgtttttttgctttttgtttaacGTTTGCTACCACATATTATGTttgtgcgaaaaaaattataacattataacaaaaaaaaaaaaaaaacaacaaagctgtCGTCAACGCTAAACAAATTGGATAAGGTAAAGTAATAGAGGAGGAGAGTGGTTTGAAAGACGCTAGCTTGTTCGCTTACTGATGgacttgttttttgttagttctgttttgatttgaagtttgcaaatttatgtactgaaatatttacatacatacgaatacTTATAAAGATACATATGGACacaatacttacatatattaatacTTCACTAAGTTAATTTATACATTTGATATTTTTGGTTGTGCTTaattattggatttaaaaattcaaagtttgCTCATCTGACCTTCAAACTTGTGTTGTAATTTACTTATCAACTTActgatttatgtatgtagatatgtatatatttaaaataaagcgTATGACAGGCAATTCGAGACAATGATATAAAAAGTTGTGCTAAATGTTGCGTATAATCttgagttatatacatatgtacatacatatgtataaacactaAAATGTTCAACCTACTTTAACCAAGCTAGTCTAGTTATTATTTGTAAGTTGTTTAGTATGTGTATATTGTGCCAAAAATATGACAATGTATCTagaaaagttaatttatttaaagtaaatgCTATGGAAAATCAGTGCGTAAAAATTGCTTACATTAACGAGCGACTGCATAATGAAACggacaattttctttgaaaatttaattgttaaaaaatacatatttatatttgagtgaaaaacaacacgaaaaggacTAACAGAAGGGAAAAACTGAATATTCTGCACAAATAGCTGacgtaaataaaaaacaacaatttatgtacacacaaatgtatgtatgtactcgtatgtacatatatattttaatctgTTGTAATATTTTACTTGTACATATTAGTGTAGTGAACATATTATATCAGGTACGATTTCTTGGTaaactattccaaaaaattgtatatacaatcATGCTAtcttctaaaaaaatgttataaagcTTGTATTCTTCCTCAAATATTGAGAAACTTAAATCAGGTAAATAAGTACATGTAAACATATGAAGTATACAAGATCTGCTGTTTACAGACTTTGATTCTAACAACTCTCATATATACTTACAGACATACGTACACcttaatatgtatgcatattatataaacatatttttgttattcttgATGGCGCTACCATTCTATCGAGGCGTAGTATGAAACAGATTGTTTTCCCTCTGTTTTTAATAGACAGACATAATTTTTATAAGGTGAAAAAGCTTGTAACGACAAAAAAAGCAGGGCCTAAGACCAACAAGATAGCATTTACGAAATAGTATAAAAGTGCCATATTGATTAGGATATACCACCAGGTAAGAAAATTTAGAAGCAAGTTCAGATTGAATTTGTAGCCTaacacttttttctattttttaactCACCTTTTAACCAGTAGTAATTTGGTCCCAGTTTAGGCAATTGTGACAGTAGCACAAAGTGTCGTACAACACTCATGGTTCCGCTAATTCTTGCCTTCGTCTATTTTTACACCTCCTCAAGACTTTTCGCTTTTTTATCAGTAAAGCTCTGTTATTTATTATACGCAAATTGAATCCAATGGAATCGTACGTAGTGATTTTTAATGGTctcgttgctgttgttttacTTGGTTGATCCTTGTCACCTTCCAGGCTTTTTTGCCCGAACCCGTTCACTGTTTTGCACTTTCAGCGATTAATAATATGTGTTTCGCTATCTTTTTTATGATCAATTTGTATTTCAGCTAAATTTTAAActgattattttgttttataagacGTAGTTCGTTTCGCGAATGGAAAAAACGttgtcaaaatatatttttctttctttctctccgcttttctttgcttttttactTCCTCCTTTACATTTATATCTTTATACCCTTTGcaaacttcttcatcttcaaCTGCACTGCTGACTTTTTATGTTTCTTTCGCCTTGCTGTCTTTGTCAATTATCAACTTTATTTCGCTGCTGCGACTGCGAAACCTTATGCAAATTGACAGACAGCTGTGAACAGGGTTGCAATTCACTTTGAATATCAACTGACGGACTTGTAAAATCTGCAAGTTAATACTCTCGTTATAGCAGGTTAAAATAGTACTAATTGTTCATAATACACATCTTAGCAAGAACGATAAACTGTACAAAAAAACAACCatttacaacaaacaaaatgaTATTACCAAacacaatatttcaaaatacaacaCTGTTTATGTTTTCGCGACGGCGTCAACAGCGGCTGAATTATTATATGACAAGGATACCAAACATATGCAAAAATGAAATGTCATCACAAGCAACTGATATCTGCAGTATGTTCAGTTAATGCCGAGCTATGCAAAATTCTAAACAGCTGTTTTCGGAGCGTTGCTATAAAACGAACGTAACGTGACGTAATGTTATTGTTTCCGCGTTAATTATGGTTAACTCGTTGCCTCTACTGGAAGGGAGTATAACGAAAGAGGATCTTTTATTAACTTCAAATTCAGCACACTTAgagcaatttattttttataaataatagaaaatttatgaaagaatTATCTTATTCTAAAATCTTTCGAatacaaatattgtttgaaTGAAATTTCAATGAATAGTCagctttatgaatatttttaatttattttattaggaTCTTAAATATAACTGCTTAACTATATTAGAAACCGGGTATCACCCGTCCCTTTTTCGATAACTTCTTTAGTTTCTTGGTCTTTTTATCCTTGATACGTTTGTTGATGTTCTCCTGCCGTTTCTTTTGTCGCTGTTCTATGCCTGACTCAACCTTTTGTTTACGTTCCACCCAATCTTTCTTagatttcttcttttcactcTTTCGTTTTTTAATGGCCTTATACAACAACTTCGGATCGTCCTTCACTTTTTTGCCTTCAATTTTATCAAAGGCTTTCTTCCAAGccatttcgttttttatttcagaagctTTCTCTACTTCGCCTTGTTCTTTgagttcgtttatttttttatccgtttgctttattttcttcaaaatctcACGAGGATTTTGATGTGATTTCTTCACCTTGGCACCGGGATGAGATGCAAAATCAAATttagaaaatacaattttaccTTCCTCATTGAAGACAGGTTTtggtaatattttcttaatatccTTTTTGTCCTCGTCCCCACTCTCCCTCACATTTCCATGtttttgattttcgtttttaattgaTTTCGCCGCGGAgaccaatatttttttaacttctttattttttctcaacttttttgCTTCACGTCTTTTCAGTGAACGCTCTGACGCTGGACGCTTTTTGGTTTTCATCTTGTTTTTGATAATATTAAGACGATCCTGCAATTCGTCAATTGGTGTAGCTTTTCGCGCATCCAGcgcatttttggcttttgcaGCAGACTTTTCATTATTCAACAGATAATCATCATATTCGATGTCTAGAAagaagtaaaattataaatatttaccttTCTTCTCGGTGCTTAGTACATTTACATACCTTCAATTGAATCCGGTACATTATAAGTAAGTAACATATCCATAATACGCTCATTCTCTGTGCGCATTAGAGACATTAAGCCCCGTTTATCAAGTTGTATTGTCATTACGGACAATTtgatgtattttatataaattaatattctttatatttataactttacAATTCTACACGTGCACCTTTGATTCCAagtgaaaacattgaagaacaAAAAACCAAATCGAATTGTCAAATTTGACAATCGTATGTTCAGCAATTATCAACTGTATACACTGAAAGAAATTAGACCGAGAACAAGAAAGATTTTTATTCTAGTAtctataaataagtaaatggatataaatgaaagaaataCGTTATTATGTGATTTGAAACAAACAAATGATCTTACAATAACGCgatataacaataattatttataccaCTACAATATATAGCAAACTAAGCCCTAGAAGGTCATATGGTCCGTTTAACATACCCTATTCAATTGCCTCAAACGTCATATTGCCATTGAACACACCCCTTAAAGCTTCACAGACTTGAGTTGATTGCTCGCATTCGTTGGTGATAGAAGAATAGGATGActaatttttatgtttactgcaaaaattgaagaaaaatatcgaaatattgaagtgtaaaaaaaaccaaaacacagTTATTCGATTGAAAAAGTAATATCGGTTGCGGTGTAATTGTGAAGTGCTGCAAAAATGAAGAAACAATtcacgaaaataaaaattgcagcTGAAAATTTGGGGAGGTGAGTGCTGTAAGCTTTGGAAGTTGGCTGGATAGCACAAAGTCATAAGGCATGGGCTAGACACAATGGTGTGGCACTGTGTTCTATAcaagtgtatgtatatagatgccGATGCGTAAAAGGACTGAGATTACTGAAGCATAGATGGCCGCATTTGCTGGTCTTGCACTATGGTGAAAAGATTATACCTTTTCTTTGATTTGTGTGCCAAAGGGGAAGGGTGTGTCGGCATTTTGCTAATGTGTTATGTATTGCAGCTATTATTGCTACTAGCCCTACGCCATGATACTCAAAATATGCAAGCGAA comes from the Bactrocera neohumeralis isolate Rockhampton chromosome 2, APGP_CSIRO_Bneo_wtdbg2-racon-allhic-juicebox.fasta_v2, whole genome shotgun sequence genome and includes:
- the LOC126751558 gene encoding surfeit locus protein 6 homolog, coding for MTIQLDKRGLMSLMRTENERIMDMLLTYNVPDSIEDIEYDDYLLNNEKSAAKAKNALDARKATPIDELQDRLNIIKNKMKTKKRPASERSLKRREAKKLRKNKEVKKILVSAAKSIKNENQKHGNVRESGDEDKKDIKKILPKPVFNEEGKIVFSKFDFASHPGAKVKKSHQNPREILKKIKQTDKKINELKEQGEVEKASEIKNEMAWKKAFDKIEGKKVKDDPKLLYKAIKKRKSEKKKSKKDWVERKQKVESGIEQRQKKRQENINKRIKDKKTKKLKKLSKKGRVIPGF